The sequence GGATTATTTCAGCCACTCAGGTCAACTGGCAGTAAGGTATGTAAACTGCAATTTCAAGCAGTATGGTTTAGGCACTGACACTTTGCGTCTTACAGTCAGATAACGTAAGTGTATTAAGTGCTGGCTGTGTTATCAAATTCTTTTAAACAGATGACACTTCTGTAACCCCAAACTGCTCATGACCCCCATCAGAAAAACGCTGCAGATGACACGTCAGTTGATCCATATAGACTatagcgaaagatgggggtaggggtgagtttgttttggtgatttgaacatcaacaacggctgaGAGACATCGGACACGCCGCCTTTAATATCAATGTTTCACTAGTTTCTAATATGATCATATAACACGTACTTTGTGTGTGAGATATTTGTTCACAATTCATGAATTACAATCCCTGACCATatgccctgtcccaaatggcctCCCCATCCTCCTTCGAGTGTATACTTTCCCACAAGGGATGCTGGGTAATAGTGTACACTCTCTAAGGGGGTCCTTGTGTACACCTTTCTGTATGTGAACGTCCCTCATCAAGTGCACATTTGGGGTAGGACAACACAAGACTCTGATTCGGAGTATGATAACAGGAAGTGGTATCACAGCTAAAGCATCCAACTTTTTTAAATTGAACCTGTGTGGGGAACCTGTTGGGAGGTTGCATCCCTTCCTTATGGGCTAGTTTGTTCTCGGTTGGCTGGCTGATTGGGTTTCTCTGGACCCTGGAAGGCAGAGTGGTAATTGTCCTCAGGCAGATGTGTGGTTTTCCCCGGGGGACTCCACAGAGACCGTAGAATCTGTTGAAGGGGGTCTCAGAAGCCGCCCTGGACGAAAGGGTGGCTGAGGAGCCCCTCGGCAGTGGGTCGGCATTTTTCCTCCACAAAGACCTGGCGCATGAAGTCCCTGCACGAGTCGGACACACCCTCAGGCAGGTTTGGCTTAGTGGGCTGGGTTGCGATCTTGAAAATGGCTGCCATCGCTTCGTATTCAGCCCATGGGGGCTTTTGAGTAAGCATCTCTACAACCGTGCAAGCCAAACTCCTGAGATTTtggaagaaaaagaaagagagttaGCTAACAATGAAACCAGTTATCTATTTTACCAAAGTTATTATTTTGAAATCTGATTCGAACATGATACGATGAAGAGACTGCCTAAAATTGTGTATGTTTTAGACATGAATATTATTACGGTTTAATAAAAAAGACTATAAATTAACCAAAACATTACCAAAaatgatattatattattttatgtagtaaaaaacaattttcagaagaaaatatgtaacataaaatatcaaaacaagaattttacaattatttatcatgattttaaaatgaaatttatGAAAAACAAGCCAGATCTTACCAGACATCTGCTTTGCGCCCATAACCTTCACCATTAATGACTTCCGGGCTCATCCAGTAGGGGGTGCCAGTGACCGATTTGATGCCTGTCCCCGACATACAAATCGTCTGGATGCGTTTACTAGCTCCAAAATCTCCCAGCTTCACATTTCCAGAGGAGTCCCTCAGAATATTAGCGCCTGTGAGGAAACAGGCGTGCATCAAGTTACACTGACCAGACACACATGCGTGTTTGTCTCACCAAGATGACGACTATAGAAAATTATAAGATGCCTATGGTTGGGGTTGAAAATGGAGACCCACTGGTCTCTCTTCCCACGCTTCTAGTAATGATTTTCCGTTGGAGGTGGCCTTACATAGCCGTGTTGCCCGTGAGATTTGTGGTTGTTTGAGTAGTGACTAATTCCTGCCAGACGCAGATTTCCACACCCTGGAAGTCTCAATATGCCGTGAACGGATCAGTAAGACCAAATGGCAAGAAGAAGACGGAGGATGGAGCACGTCACAACTCTTGTGGATATTTCCACGGGAGGATCTGTTATGGGAATGCGGTTTGACAGCCAGTGTACGAATACAGTCTTGATTTGTATCTAACAAActttttgtgatgtttgtctgctaactttatttaaactaaaagctttttatgatttttttcttatgtGATGGCATgacattaatacatttgttaagTGTGTCCAAATACCTTCTGGGGTGACTTGATGTAACGGCCtgaaaaagaaatgtttactgGCACAGCTTAAAACAAAAACCAGAGAGATTGGTTGGTCATTTTCACTGGTAGTACTGAGAGAGTTTTGCCCTAATGTCAAGAAGGAATGCAAAAATATTCCCCCTTGCTATTTTTGGCAACTCCAAAGGAAGTACAAACCAGACCCAAACCAATGTTATTTCACCTAACGTCTAACAAGACGTGTATCCTAGGTGGTCAACAGTCAGGTTATATTACTCCATTGATTTACTAAGCCCCACAGCAAGCACCGCTGGATACATGACTAGTGGTGATTGACTTAAACGTACCTTTGATGTCTCTGTGTACAATCATGTTGCTGTGCAGGTAGTAAACTCCTTGCAGGATCTGCCTGGTGTATCTGCGGGTTACTTTCTCAGTTAATGCTCCATATGCCTTCAGTTGATCTTTTATAGAGCCctatgcacacacagacacatacactGTATCATACTGTAAAGAGTGTTATATTATACAGTAGTGGCCTAAGTGATGTTCAGAAGGCATATTTATACAATAAGTTAAACCAAAATATGAAATGCATGGAAGAAAACACtaaacaaggcaaaacaaaaagcgtattagaaaaaaaaaaaaacatttttattttcatataccaaaaaatgcatagaaaacaaaaagCTCACAGGACAAAGCTTAAATGGAGTATCATTTTATCCGTTTTTATTATTACACGGCGCTCTGGAATGCTTGACAACCATTGGCTGtccattatcccttacttaatatTTTGTTGGTCCTCCCTTGTTTTTGACCGCATCAGTGATTCTCATATGGCTTGACTCAATAAGCTTTGCACATGGGTGTAATGTTTTCCcaagcctccttaaattcttctgaaagctgagcttcagtttatacGTTAAATACAACTacgcaacacacacaaaacattagcAATCATCttcaataacatatttttaataaaaggagaACAGGTACATTTTTCAAGGCTGGACATCACTTATGGCCATTACTATTTGccaatttttttggaggatctattgacagaaatgcaatataatacataactatgtcttcagaggtgtttaaagaccttacataatgaagtgttatgtttatattaccttagaatgagctatttctgtccacatagatcagtggttctcaaactggggcccgtggccccctggggggccccaagatggatccagggggccacagattttgtggcattttatgaaatatagaaatttatcatagattttatgcaatcaaacatcagaaaaatgacaccaccaaccaaaagaattgaggtttcagcattgtataactgaatgtttttggtttaattaaaattctaagtttaagattatacgtctttatatggggggccgcaaagcaaagAACTTAACTTAATgaaacgaaaaagtttgagaaccactgacatAGATCACGGGTCccattacatggaattcaccatgttgtttctacagtagccctaaatggacaaactgctcaacagAGCGCATtttataaatacgttatctactTCGGCAAataagcgaaaacgtgacaacatcttagtactgtgtcagccactgtagtgctttgaaagggaggggtggagtgagccattggttgcaattcacaacctcaccactagatgccgccaaATTTCATTAAGTGGACCTTTAGTGTAAAGGAGTCATTTGAAAGATGTTTTAAtagttaacatttaaaaaactaacTCTGCCTTTATGCTTACATTTTATTACTGGGCATAATTATCATCAAACATAATACGCAAGAACACAAGAAATCCACAAAGAGGGGCTTTTCCGCAGCACTATATGAATAGCAAAGAGTAATAACTGTGAACAGGGAAGTCCGCTCAAATGTTTATAAAACCGGAGCTGTACATGTACGGCTTCTCAGATCCCTGAACCATTTTGAACTTTCTGGAAAAACAGATCATAGTGCCAAACGTCCCTCACATATGTCTGTTTCTTTGAAACACTAGCCCAAACAAAGTTCATATTTCCTCAGCTTTCCTGTTTACACCCCTCGGCGTGGAAACAATGTCTCCTCAAGGACTACAGTGCAAAACACATGCAACACTAcaataagaaaaaacacaaaaccttCCTCGTAATTTGCATTGCTTCCTCCAAACAGGTTTACATTTGTACTATGAAATGACACAATCTCTTTTGCAAGTTTCCAGTCTGTGTATCACATACTGAACATAATCCAAATGTATTATTATCCTAGCAACCTTGTAATCCCTGGTTGTAAATCATTATGCAATATATCCCTCACTCAGTTCTTAGTGATTCAATGTCTTCTTCTCTATATCTGTCATCCGTTATCTGTCTTCACCTCTGGGTTTATCAGGAGGACGCTGCAGTTGTGCACAAGGGCTGGCTTGGCTCAGAGCGGCGATGCATCTGTCTGCCAGAGACTGCTGcgaactagggctgggcgatttaTCGTGTGAttcttaggcccgattcacatttcgcgtcttttccgcgcgcatattcgttattttaaatgtagacgcatGGCAGGCGTgcggaaatagggggcgacaagaatggagacacagattatcacagcataactaaatctagtagcagagttaatACATGGTATTTACAGTGcatattagggctgcacgataatttatcgcgataccactaaatcctattgaaatcgagctggctgcgatatgcaatgtgtcgatattttttttaatgcatagcttgtccgtgaagcacggctctgggatcagtaggaaatgctgctcgatctaaaagcagtgcgagtcgcttataatgtgcatttgaaaaagcaacacccgtcaaacatgatcattataaatatactttattatcataaaaatacctgatgaggcttgaggaacagtgataaaaagatgtccataggcatttcctagattctagaacgtgttatggtcttcttttgcagtgcgtatttggagtttccgcacgagagcgccctctggctttcagatgcagcagcattttcacgtacttcactcaaaagctgtgcatgaatcacgtgatatttatcgtcggtttatcgcgacagccctaattataatctaaatatattctttgtttatacctcgtggtctcaacggctatcgtggcccatggttgcttagcgacgacagacgccaggagagcgcaaagtctAGGCGCTTTAGAAAAAAAGGAGAACGAagtgcagctcgcgttttccCACTCAGTTttagacacgaaatgtgaatcaggCCTTATGCTCGcggtttctcaatgaattacggttaaatgccgccacatccgaaagccagagggcgctcttgcgcagaaactcaGAATATGAGAAACAGAAGAACAACGATTAGTTtcaggaaatgccaatggtgatattctatcgctgttcttcaaaccttttcaggttttttcatgataataaagtatatttatagtgatgaTGTTTGCTTTACGTTATAAATGACTCAATcccgtagtgattttagatcgagcagtacttcctactgatcaaagagccgtataATTATAATTAGCGTGAATCGCGGTATATATATTGCCCAACACTACATTCCCATTTTCCAAACAATATGTGACTAAGACACTAAGATTTTGCATATTAAAGTCAGGCCGATAGATGAGACAGGCTGCGTCTGATGCTAGTTAAGATCCTCATTTGCAGGGAAAATGAACTCGTAAAACCGTGCGGTTGTGCTGACAAAGAACATTGTGTGATGTGAGCGGGCCGGTGCCATTTCGACGTGGGTTTGTCATTATTTGGAAAGTGCAGATTCATTTTACGTTTAACAGTGAGTTTCTGGAAACACAAAAGGGGGATTTTTAAGATAAATTGCAGCTGCAAATGAGTATGTTTGTTTGCATGTGCTGTCTGtttaacacatttatacatgcatttattcatttggcagacgcttttatccaaagcgacttacaagtaggagagcatataaacattttgtcaacacgctaaacagtaccgttagtttacaaggccatgctactaggaggattaaagttggaataagcaaaggagagaatgaacaacaagattttttttagacagacagacagacagttattggttagcaCCATATTCATTAGGAATTATGCAGGAAcaattcaaacacacacaaaaatgaagttAACTCCACGAAATCTTACAATCTGGCAGGTCGGTTTTGAGAGCAAGGTTGCGTAGAGTGTAGCAGACTATTGTGATGTGGCATGCTTTATTACGACTGTACAGAATCTCTCCATCACTGTGATCCAggcaattaaagggatagttcacccaaaagcgaaaaatctgtcatcatttcctcaccctcttgtcattttaacctgtatgactttctttcttatatagaacacaaaagaaaatattttgaagaaagttggtaactgaacaacagttttatccattgacttgcattggttttgtccatacaatagaagtcaatgggtatcgccgttgtttagttaccaacattcttcaaaagtcatgaaatgacaagagggttaataaatgatgacagaattttcatttttgggtgaactacccctttaaatcaACTTTGCTGAACGTGCAGCAATGAacataaccatgtttttgtgcAGAAATGCCATGCACGAATGTTGAATGTCATTCAACtaatgttattgtttttaatgttattgttaCTCCAGCACGGATGAGGGTCATCTTAACTCTcacaaataaaatactgaaCATAAGGAAACAATAATTGCCATTTGAGGACTGAAAATACTGTGCGTGAGTCATCCTAAGAGTAAACATCTCCTCCAAAGAATAGCATACACATACAGCAAACACAAGCAGGCTGAGCTCTGTGAGTATACACACCCCTGGCATGAATTCAACGAAGATGGACAGCTTTTTCTGCACTGGATCACGCAAGCAGCCGAAATACTGAACGATGCGCTCGTGACGGAGGTTCTTCAGGAGCTGAATCTCACACTCCAGTGCATTCACTTCCTGtggagagagacaaagagaaatGTGAGCAGAAAGTGAGGGAAATCTTCCAGTGCATAAACGTGTCATTCTACAACTGCGGCGGCACATTCTGTCACTCATTCTCAGGATTAAAATCTAATGTAATGAACATTTTgagacttaaaataaaataataaatgggtCTCTTTCGGCATAAATGCATGATACTGCTTCACAAATTAGCTGAGATGTTTTTTCCAGTTCTAGACagtataaaaaagtaataaaagatttattgtaaaatattgtgTTCAAGACAAATTGAAACGAGTAATaagttaatttaatatattttaataagatATCTATAAAACAATTGTAACTAAGTTTAATGTCACTGGTCACcacagtaaaacacaaaagcactTTTATGAAACACACAAGATTAACGTCATGTGTGGTCAATGTGAGAGTTTTAACATGCTACATTTTATTGAAAGttgcttaaaaacatttttcataaaaactAGTCTGGTatttttttctggaaaaaaataagatgaaAATCTCATTGTTCTTATAAAATGACCCAAATACTGTCACTAAGCAGTTCTGTCTTGCACGCTTACTTTGCTGGTCTCCTGACAGTCGGGGTCAAAGGGCACCTGTTTGGCCGCCAGCTCTCGGCCCGTGTCGACGTCGTAGCAGAGGTAAACCTCGCCGAAGGCTCCTCGACCGAGCAGCTTCCCCTGACGCCAGTTCACCGGAGCCCTTGGGGCTACggataagaaaaaagaaaccatGCTAACCTCACCAACTCGCAACCAGCTGTACATAATTCACACACAGACCCGCTGAAGACACGCAGTCAAACCGCAACTGTATTTACAACTGCATGCTATACAAATTTACACCGTCTGATTTACTGGCAAATGTTCTCAGGCAATAAATGAagatgaacagacagacagtcgTGAACATGATTTCTAACATGTCTCTGTATATATTACACAACTAAATATTCATTCTTTAAATCAAGGTTGTGTCAAACTGAAACAAACCCTTGCGGGTGTTTTACTATTGTTTTAATacaatatctaaatgtttgGCCAGGTTCTCAATATCACCCCTTCCCATCCCTATTTTATGGCTCTCTAGACATTGAGCCTCATTCACAACGCAAATGCTTTATTCACAAATGCTTTCGGTAAAATGTTTGCTATTGTTTTATATACTCAGCTGCATGGATTAAATCTTAATTAGTGCAGAAATACTTTGCTGACAtcattatgtatttactgtaGCTCAGTACTGCTATAATGAATCATATCAAGCTATATGAACTGGTGTGCTTACTGGTACTCTGGGATATATGGCGATGTGGGATTTCATCGGGTTTGGGGGTAAAAGAGAGTGATTAGAGATCACAATAATATCTgcctgtgaatgtgtgtgtgcagtcttACATTTGGGAGCGTTGCGTTGGCTGTCACTCCAACTGATGGAGTGCAGATCTCCACTGTACAGCAAAGTGCTTTCTCCATTATAGCTGCGTGTACGACTGGACGGGACCAGCTGAAACAAGTTCTCTTGGGGCATAAAACTTCGAGGGAAAGTCCTTCGACCTGTAAACAGACAAACATAGATCTTAGAGTTACCTAAGTTACCTTAGACATAcaacatacaaaatataaatatccCACATTTTTTGACCAAGGAACTTCCATGACTTCTCTATGGTTTTTACCACTAATGTGATATTTATTGGAAACAgatttaaaaatctttttataCTCAAAAAGAGCGATTTTTGGCCAATTTAATATATTCATGCCAATTTAATTAATATACATATTCATTTCCAATATTTGTCCAAGTTTTCCTTTTAAAACAGTATTTAGACTGGAACTTTTATGTACACCACCGGTCAAATGTTTTGGGAcatttgagtgaaatgtttttcgttatttaaaaaaacgtttgaTCCAAaagtgtatgcttaaatgtctgaaattagtttagtaatcaaaaatataattttgcaaacaaacatgttattttcatgacaaaactaacatttcatttaatatatactgtattttttaaatggatgactttgactgaataatgaagaaagagcagccaataagagcacagaatagatgggaaatcctttaatattgtttaaaaagcatctcagggtgagacctcaagaagctgcttgataaaatgacaagaaaacatttctgcaaattctagtcaaaaggtaactacactgaagatgataaaatatcaaacgttttaattaatttatttagttacaacataattcccatagttcccttttttatgtcataattttgatgagttcattattattataaaatatggacaaaaatatgaacacataAGTGAGTAAGTGTCCAAAAACTTTTGACCAGtagtgtatatatgtatatatatatactgtatatagatatagatagatCGATgctgtagacagacagacagacagacagatagatagagaaACTGAGTAAATGACTGCAGAAACTGTGAGCTCATTATGTAATCACTTCTTAAACATGTCCAAACAAGTATCTTTACGTTCTCTGATTCTCACGCTCTTCTTTTCCTCTCCGTCTAACTTCCCCATCAACCTTTCCACAAGACAGGAAACTGCTCTCAGTACAGCGTTTGGCAACAGTCATTGTGCCAGGGAAATACAAATAACACACAGACCAGGTCTTTAAAACACCCGGTTCTGAGCCGTGTAGACGGGAAACACATATCACGCTGGCCAAGTTCACGGTCATGTGCATAAGCTTTACCTCCAGCACTGCAGCCTTGAGCCTATTTAGCATCAGGAATGTAAAATAATGAGTCACTCTGTCAAATGATAAATTCTAATTTTGCCTCTCTAtagccatctctgtttaaaacaaccaaaaatCGCAGGTTACTTCGTGTACCTTTACATGTTAAAAAACAGCCGACATTTTCCCACAAAATCATACCCGACAGCtcaaattacaaattaatataAGCTTACTGTTGTGAATTGTGGTAGCGTGAGGAAACAGTTATACTGATTGCTTATGTACTTGCTTAGTAATTGAttgttgtttaatttttaaccaaaaaaagttacagattttAATGAAGTGCACCAATCACAAAAACCTAATGTGTTGGCTCTACCAGCTGAACTACAGAAACACTTAACACTTAACATgtatttactgttatttttgtgttgtgGTGTTTACAATCTATCTACTGAAGGATCTACAAAAACAAGTTTGAGTTCAAATACTGTAGGAGTTTAGCAAGAACACAACCCCAGCAATGTCCTCCACACTAACACTCTCCACAGGGACTGTCCCTACAATTACCACACTGTGTGTTGCTATGGATTaaaaaaagcatctgctaaatgttaACAGAAGAATTAATTAGCTAATAAGGTGCACTGAGAATTGAGAGGAGCCTGCAAAAACCAGACTGAGGTTTAAGCTAATACAACCAGTTTGGTTGCAGACTACCATTTAGTTTTATAACACAATGTCattatgaaagaaaaacaagcatatttaattgaaatggtttttaaaataaacctgCACAGCTTTTATACTATGTGCTGAAAGATTAAGAATGATGGATTTAAACACGATAAAATGTGCTTATTCAACAGAATTTAGAGTACTACAGTAAGTTCCTATAGACGGCTTCAGCGTCAACAacataatgaaaatgttatgtggcccaaacggtCTCCGCAAAGACCTccgtagttttaatttaattcaatacaattaatatacatttaattaaaattaatataaattatatataaaataaattattatatcatAACCATAACGCATAATGCAGAAGTTAACatcgggccaggcgtgtgctGATTGGTAGCTGATAATATAACTAACAAAACTACTGAATTTAAATATGTAActtcatatttaaatgaacatgCATGAAGCAATTTGAATCCATCACTGGCCTGGCAATAACCAACagcaaaatgattgacagcagCAGAacagattagattagattacgGTTCATTAGATAACAATTCTCACCGCTTATACATTCAACCTGATTTACATTTAATGACTGAAGTTGAAACTCAAACAAGCATTCATTTTATgtgtcattcatttttatactaGTGAATGACACACATACATAGATTGCTTCCCTTTGCTAAATGGGCAAATTTCACAAGCATTGATGATGGTAAAGAGGATCTTACCATCACCGTAGTCTTTGCTGCGGCTGGACATGTGGAACTGCCGTGGAAAGGTCCCGTGTTTCCCGTGACGGCCTGCAGGGGGAGCAGTGAGACACAGGCTGGTTATTTAAATTCTAGCCTTTTAAATTCAGTTCTTTACCAAAAAAGGTCATACTAAAGTGTTAAATACACTTGTCTTGTCTGAATTACAGTTGACACTCTTGTAAACACTTTTATTGTGCTAGTGTAATGAAAATATTCTCACAATGTCCTAAAGATAATTGATTTTGGTGTGAAATATGGTCTATTTCATTGTGAGATTTTCCTACTTGTCAACATCACACCGAGAGAAAGAGAtggaaaagagaaaacaaagagcAAGATGATCATGCCAGAGCCAATGGCTGTGTGTAAACACAACCGTAGGACGCGGTCTCGCTCCGAGGCCTGTTTGTGTTAACACGAGCTCTGCGTTCTGAGGCCGCGTGCAATTGAAAGCAGCTGTAAAGCGGACAGCCTCCCCAAGCGCTGTTTACAGCCCCGTCTCCCAGGGCGACCCAACGATTTGCCCCGTTTTGAACGCAGAGGAAAAATCTACTCACAAGACCAGGCAAAAAACAGACTGTTCTCTACGGAATTCTACACAGTGTTGGACACGggtacgtgtgtgcgtgcatggaCGTCTGGGTATGTCGTCAATAACACAAAGCTCTTTTTATTATTGGGATAGAAACGGT comes from Triplophysa rosa linkage group LG23, Trosa_1v2, whole genome shotgun sequence and encodes:
- the map3k22 gene encoding mitogen-activated protein kinase kinase kinase 22, whose product is MMTVNMDGGLQNGPGQHKNSQDDEEALNSIMKDLAALRFCYQLKTNNSNKPKSRSQAYRQDLRVKLEHEQEKRIIPFQRPLKFKDLLQKVTEAFGQQMDLYYTDNEMLLALKCQEDLDRAVQALSSSTGMNNLLRVILKTPPNNHFLQVSGQDRQSEMRASRSLGDLKASVLKGSERVRKHSTGSLNTGRTSPPPGSVPEEQQQIARQGSYTSIHSEGEFIPETLDSNILEPFGSADGSLSSSCQSLDQALDSPPFSQNNRDNNYLNLNYEYKGRHGKHGTFPRQFHMSSRSKDYGDGRRTFPRSFMPQENLFQLVPSSRTRSYNGESTLLYSGDLHSISWSDSQRNAPKSPRAPVNWRQGKLLGRGAFGEVYLCYDVDTGRELAAKQVPFDPDCQETSKEVNALECEIQLLKNLRHERIVQYFGCLRDPVQKKLSIFVEFMPGGSIKDQLKAYGALTEKVTRRYTRQILQGVYYLHSNMIVHRDIKGANILRDSSGNVKLGDFGASKRIQTICMSGTGIKSVTGTPYWMSPEVINGEGYGRKADVWSLACTVVEMLTQKPPWAEYEAMAAIFKIATQPTKPNLPEGVSDSCRDFMRQVFVEEKCRPTAEGLLSHPFVQGGF